Proteins from one Streptococcus mitis B6 genomic window:
- the patA gene encoding multidrug efflux ABC transporter subunit PatA has protein sequence MLIQKIKTYKWQALTSLLMTGLTVASSLLQPRYLQEVLDALLAGKYEAIYSIGAWLIGVAVVGLVAGGLNVVLAAYIAQGVSSDLREDAFRKIQTFSYANIEQFNAGNLVVRMTNDINQIQNVVMMTFQILFRLPLLFIGSFILAVQTLPSLWWVIVLMVILIFGLTAVMMGMMGPRFAKFQTLLERINAIAKENLRGVRVVKSFVQEKEQFAKFTKVSDELLGQNLYIGYAFSVVEPFMMLVGYGAVFLSIWLVAGMVQSEPSVVGSIASFVNYLSQIIFTIVMVGFLGNSVSRAMISMRRIREILDAEPAMTFKDVSDEELVGSLSFENVTFTYPMDKEPMLKDVTFTIEPGQMVGVVGATGAGKSTLAQLIPRLFDPQDGAIKIGGKDIREVSEGTLRQTVSIVLQRAILFSGTIADNLRQGKGDATLFEMERAANIAQASEFIHRMEKTFESPVEERGTNFSGGQKQRMSIARGIVSNPRILIFDDSTSALDAKSERLVQEALNKDLKGTTTIIIAQKISSVVHADKILVLDQGRLIGQGTHADLVANNAVYREIYETQKGKEE, from the coding sequence ATGCTGATTCAGAAAATAAAAACCTACAAGTGGCAGGCCTTGACTTCGCTCCTGATGACGGGCTTGACGGTTGCTAGTTCACTTCTGCAACCGCGTTATCTGCAGGAAGTGTTAGACGCCCTCCTTGCTGGAAAATATGAAGCTATTTATAGTATCGGGGCTTGGTTAATTGGTGTGGCCGTGGTCGGTCTGGTTGCTGGTGGGCTCAATGTTGTCCTTGCAGCCTATATTGCTCAAGGAGTTTCATCCGACCTTCGAGAGGATGCCTTCCGTAAAATCCAAACCTTTTCTTATGCCAATATTGAACAATTTAATGCGGGAAATCTAGTCGTTCGCATGACAAATGATATCAACCAGATTCAGAACGTCGTCATGATGACCTTCCAAATTCTTTTCAGACTTCCTCTCTTGTTTATTGGTTCCTTTATCTTGGCGGTTCAAACCTTACCTTCTCTGTGGTGGGTGATTGTTCTCATGGTAATCTTAATTTTTGGCTTGACTGCCGTCATGATGGGGATGATGGGGCCTCGTTTTGCCAAGTTTCAAACTCTTCTTGAGCGCATTAATGCTATTGCCAAGGAAAATCTGCGTGGCGTTCGTGTGGTCAAGTCCTTTGTCCAAGAAAAAGAGCAGTTTGCTAAGTTTACGAAGGTTTCAGACGAACTTCTCGGTCAAAACCTTTACATTGGTTATGCCTTTTCAGTAGTGGAACCTTTCATGATGTTGGTCGGTTATGGGGCAGTATTCCTCTCTATTTGGCTAGTTGCAGGGATGGTTCAGTCGGAACCGTCAGTTGTTGGCTCCATTGCTTCCTTTGTCAATTACCTGAGCCAGATTATCTTTACCATTGTCATGGTTGGATTTTTGGGAAATTCTGTCAGCCGTGCTATGATTTCCATGCGTCGTATTCGAGAAATCCTTGACGCAGAGCCAGCCATGACCTTCAAGGATGTCTCAGATGAAGAGTTGGTTGGAAGTCTTAGCTTTGAAAATGTAACCTTTACCTATCCAATGGACAAGGAACCAATGCTGAAAGATGTGACCTTTACTATCGAACCTGGTCAAATGGTTGGTGTAGTTGGGGCGACTGGTGCAGGAAAATCAACCTTGGCTCAACTGATTCCACGTCTCTTTGATCCACAGGACGGGGCCATTAAAATCGGTGGCAAGGATATTCGAGAAGTGAGTGAAGGAACCCTGCGTCAAACAGTTTCTATCGTTCTCCAACGTGCCATTCTCTTTAGTGGAACGATTGCAGATAATCTAAGACAGGGTAAGGGAGATGCTACTCTATTTGAAATGGAGCGTGCAGCCAATATTGCTCAAGCCAGTGAATTCATTCATCGTATGGAGAAAACCTTTGAAAGTCCAGTTGAGGAACGGGGAACCAATTTCTCAGGTGGACAAAAGCAAAGGATGTCGATTGCGCGTGGGATTGTCAGCAATCCACGTATTCTGATTTTTGACGATTCGACCTCGGCCTTGGATGCCAAGTCAGAGCGCCTAGTGCAAGAAGCCTTGAATAAGGACTTGAAGGGAACAACAACCATTATCATCGCGCAAAAGATTAGCTCGGTTGTTCATGCAGATAAAATCTTGGTTCTAGATCAAGGACGATTGATTGGTCAAGGTACGCATGCAGACTTGGTTGCCAACAATGCCGTTTACCGTGAAATCTACGAAACACAGAAAGGAAAGGAGGAGTAA
- the patB gene encoding multidrug efflux ABC transporter subunit PatB yields MKTVQFFWNYFKVYKLSFVVVILMIVLATLAQALFPVFAGQAVTQLANLIQAYQDGNPELVWQSLSGIMVNLGLLVLVLFISSVIYMCLMTRVIAESTNEMRKGLFGKLARLTVSFFDRRQDGDILSRFTSDLDNILQAFNESLIQVMSNIVLYIGLILVMLSRNVTLALITIASTPVAFFMLIFIMKMARKYTNLQQKEVGKLNAYMDESISGQKAVIVQGIQEDMLAGFLEQNECVRKATFKGRMFSGILFPVMNGMSLVNTAIVIFAGSAVLLNDKSIETSTALGLIVMFAQFSQQYYQPIIQVAASWGSLQLAFTGAERIQEMFDAEEEIRPEKAPIFTKLQEGVEISHIDFSYLPDKPILKDVSISAPKGQMTAVVGPTGSGKTTIMNLINRFYDVDTGGIYFDGKDIRDYDLDSLRSKVGIVLQDSVLFSGTIRDNIRFGVPDASQEMVEAAAKATHIHDYIESLPDKYDTLIDDDQSIFSTGQKQLISIARTLMTDPEVLILDEATSNVDTVTESKIQHAMEAVVAGRTSFVIAHRLKTILNADQIIVLKDGEVIERGNHHELLKLGGFYSELYHNQFVFE; encoded by the coding sequence ATGAAGACAGTTCAATTTTTTTGGAATTATTTTAAAGTCTATAAGCTCTCATTTGTAGTTGTTATACTGATGATTGTTCTGGCGACTCTTGCTCAAGCCCTCTTTCCGGTCTTTGCTGGACAAGCGGTGACGCAGCTAGCTAATTTAATTCAAGCTTATCAAGATGGCAATCCAGAACTTGTTTGGCAAAGTCTATCGGGAATCATGGTCAATCTTGGCCTGCTGGTTTTGGTTCTATTTATCTCTAGTGTGATATACATGTGTCTCATGACGCGCGTGATTGCAGAGTCGACCAATGAGATGCGCAAAGGCCTCTTCGGTAAGCTTGCTCGCTTGACGGTTTCTTTCTTTGACCGCCGACAAGATGGCGATATCTTGTCTCGTTTTACCAGTGATTTGGATAATATCCTTCAAGCCTTTAACGAGAGCTTGATTCAGGTCATGAGCAATATTGTTTTATACATTGGTCTGATTCTTGTCATGCTTTCGAGAAATGTGACACTGGCCCTCATCACCATTGCCAGCACACCAGTGGCCTTCTTTATGCTGATTTTCATCATGAAAATGGCACGCAAATACACCAATCTACAGCAGAAAGAGGTAGGGAAGCTCAACGCCTATATGGATGAGAGTATCTCAGGTCAAAAAGCTGTCATTGTTCAAGGAATTCAAGAGGATATGCTGGCAGGATTTCTTGAACAAAATGAGTGCGTGCGCAAGGCAACCTTTAAAGGAAGAATGTTTTCAGGAATTCTGTTCCCTGTCATGAATGGGATGAGTCTGGTTAATACAGCCATCGTCATTTTTGCTGGTTCAGCTGTACTTTTGAATGATAAGTCTATCGAAACAAGTACAGCCTTAGGTTTGATTGTTATGTTTGCCCAATTTTCACAGCAGTACTACCAGCCTATTATCCAAGTTGCAGCTAGTTGGGGAAGCCTTCAGTTAGCCTTTACTGGGGCTGAACGGATTCAGGAAATGTTTGACGCAGAGGAAGAAATCCGACCTGAAAAGGCGCCGATTTTTACTAAGTTGCAAGAAGGTGTTGAAATTAGTCATATTGATTTTTCATATCTGCCTGATAAACCTATTTTGAAAGATGTCAGCATTTCTGCCCCTAAAGGCCAGATGACAGCGGTTGTTGGTCCGACAGGTTCAGGGAAAACGACTATTATGAACCTCATCAATCGCTTTTATGATGTTGATACTGGTGGTATTTATTTTGATGGTAAAGACATCCGTGACTACGACTTGGATAGTCTCAGAAGCAAGGTGGGAATTGTCTTGCAAGATTCAGTCTTATTTAGTGGAACCATTCGAGACAATATCCGTTTTGGTGTGCCAGATGCTAGTCAAGAAATGGTTGAGGCAGCAGCCAAAGCAACCCATATTCATGACTATATCGAAAGCCTACCTGATAAATACGATACTCTTATAGATGATGACCAGAGCATCTTCTCAACTGGGCAAAAGCAATTGATTTCTATCGCTCGAACCCTGATGACAGATCCAGAAGTTCTCATTCTAGATGAAGCGACTTCAAACGTAGATACGGTGACAGAAAGTAAGATTCAGCATGCCATGGAGGCGGTTGTAGCAGGCAGAACTAGTTTCGTCATTGCTCACCGTTTGAAGACCATCCTCAATGCAGACCAGATTATTGTCCTTAAAGATGGAGAAGTCATTGAACGCGGTAACCACCATGAACTTTTGAAACTAGGTGGCTTCTATTCAGAACTCTATCACAATCAATTTGTTTTCGAATAA
- a CDS encoding gamma-glutamyl-gamma-aminobutyrate hydrolase family protein, with product MPRTVVGVAANLCPVDAEGKNIHSSVSCRFAESIRQVGGLPLVIPVGDESVVRDYVEMIDKLILTGGQNVHPQFYGEKKTIESDDYNLVRDEFELALLKEALRQNKPIMAICRGVQLVNVAFGGTLNQEIEGHWQGLPFGTSHSIETVEGSVVAKLFGKDSQVNSVHRQSIKDLAPNFRVTAIDPRDQTIEAIESIDEHRIIGLQWHPEFLVNEEDGNLELFEYLLNEL from the coding sequence ATGCCTAGAACGGTTGTAGGAGTTGCTGCAAATCTATGTCCTGTAGACGCAGAGGGCAAAAACATTCATTCATCTGTATCTTGTAGATTCGCAGAGAGCATTCGACAAGTCGGCGGTCTCCCTTTAGTCATCCCTGTTGGTGATGAGTCAGTTGTACGCGATTATGTGGAAATGATTGACAAACTCATTTTAACAGGTGGGCAAAATGTCCATCCTCAGTTTTATGGAGAGAAAAAGACCATCGAGAGTGATGATTACAACCTAGTGCGCGATGAGTTTGAATTGGCCCTCTTGAAAGAAGCGCTCCGTCAGAATAAACCAATTATGGCAATCTGTCGCGGTGTCCAACTTGTCAATGTTGCCTTTGGCGGAACCCTCAATCAAGAAATCGAAGGTCACTGGCAAGGATTACCTTTCGGAACATCTCACTCTATTGAGACAGTAGAAGGAAGCGTGGTGGCTAAGCTATTTGGAAAAGACAGTCAGGTCAACTCCGTCCATCGTCAAAGTATTAAAGATTTGGCACCTAATTTCCGTGTAACTGCTATTGATCCAAGAGACCAAACCATCGAAGCGATTGAGTCTATCGACGAACACCGCATTATCGGTTTGCAGTGGCATCCAGAGTTTCTAGTTAATGAAGAAGATGGCAATTTAGAACTATTTGAGTATTTATTGAATGAATTGTAA
- the tnpA gene encoding IS200/IS605 family transposase, with protein sequence MAQKAHSLSHTKWMCKYHIVFTPKYRRKVIYNQYRSSLGEIFHRLCSYKGVEIIEGHLMPDHVHMLVSIPPRISISSFMGYLKGKSSLMMFDKHANLKYKFGNRHFWAEGYYVSTVGLNEGTIKKYIQEQEKHDIALDKLSVKEYEDPFRDSGK encoded by the coding sequence ATGGCACAAAAGGCACATAGTTTATCACACACAAAGTGGATGTGTAAATATCACATTGTGTTCACCCCTAAGTATAGACGAAAAGTTATATATAATCAATATCGAAGTAGTTTAGGAGAAATATTTCATCGCTTGTGTAGTTATAAAGGAGTTGAAATTATCGAGGGTCACTTAATGCCAGACCATGTACATATGTTAGTAAGTATTCCACCAAGGATAAGTATTTCGAGTTTCATGGGCTATTTAAAAGGAAAAAGTTCACTCATGATGTTTGATAAACACGCCAACCTCAAGTACAAGTTTGGGAATCGGCATTTCTGGGCGGAAGGTTATTATGTGAGTACGGTTGGACTCAATGAAGGCACAATTAAGAAATATATTCAAGAACAGGAAAAGCATGATATAGCACTAGATAAATTAAGTGTAAAAGAATATGAGGATCCCTTTAGGGATAGTGGTAAGTAA
- a CDS encoding glucose-6-phosphate isomerase → MSHIKFDYSKVLDKFVAPHEVEYMQSQVTAADELIRKGTGAGSDFLGWLDLPENYDREEFDRILKSAEQIKSDSDVLVVIGIGGSYLGAKAAIDFLNHHFANLQTKEERKAPQILYAGNSISSTYLADLVEYVADKDFSVNVISKSGTTTEPAIAFRVFKELLVKKYGQEEANKRIYATTDRQKGAVKVEADANGWETFVVPDDIGGRFSVLTAVGLLPIAASGADIKALMEGANAARKDYTSDKISENEAYQYAAVRNILYRKGYATEILVNYEPSLQYFSEWWKQLAGESEGKDQKGIYPTSANFSTDLHSLGQFIQEGTRIMFETVVRVDKPRKNVIIPSLEEDLDGLGYLQGKDVDFVNKKATDGVLLAHTDGDVPNMYVTLPEQDAFTLGYTIYFFELAIALSGYLNAINPFDQPGVEAYKRNMFALLGKPGFEELSKELNARL, encoded by the coding sequence ATGTCACATATTAAATTTGATTATTCAAAAGTTTTAGACAAATTTGTTGCACCACATGAAGTGGAATACATGCAATCACAAGTAACAGCAGCAGATGAATTGATCCGTAAAGGAACTGGTGCTGGTAGCGACTTCTTGGGATGGTTGGACCTTCCTGAAAACTACGACCGCGAAGAATTTGACCGTATCTTGAAATCTGCTGAGCAAATCAAATCAGACAGCGATGTTTTGGTTGTTATCGGTATTGGTGGGTCTTACCTTGGTGCCAAAGCAGCAATCGACTTCTTGAACCACCACTTTGCAAACTTGCAAACAAAAGAAGAACGCAAGGCTCCACAAATCCTTTACGCAGGAAACTCAATCTCATCTACTTACCTTGCTGACTTGGTAGAGTATGTTGCAGACAAAGACTTCTCAGTAAACGTGATTTCTAAATCAGGTACAACAACTGAACCAGCTATCGCTTTCCGTGTCTTCAAAGAACTCTTGGTTAAGAAATACGGTCAAGAAGAAGCAAACAAACGTATCTACGCAACAACTGACCGCCAAAAAGGTGCTGTTAAGGTTGAAGCAGACGCTAACGGTTGGGAAACATTTGTTGTTCCAGATGATATCGGTGGACGCTTTTCAGTATTGACAGCCGTTGGTTTGCTTCCAATCGCAGCATCAGGAGCTGACATCAAAGCTCTTATGGAAGGTGCGAATGCAGCTCGCAAAGACTACACTTCAGACAAAATCTCTGAAAACGAAGCTTACCAATATGCAGCAGTTCGTAACATCCTTTACCGTAAAGGCTATGCAACTGAAATCTTGGTAAACTATGAGCCATCACTTCAATACTTCTCAGAATGGTGGAAACAATTGGCTGGTGAATCAGAAGGAAAAGACCAAAAAGGTATCTACCCAACTTCAGCCAACTTCTCAACTGACTTGCACTCACTTGGTCAATTTATCCAAGAAGGAACTCGTATCATGTTTGAAACAGTTGTCCGTGTTGACAAACCTCGTAAAAACGTGATTATCCCTAGCTTGGAAGAAGACCTTGATGGACTTGGTTACCTTCAAGGAAAAGACGTTGACTTTGTAAACAAAAAAGCAACTGACGGTGTTCTTCTTGCCCACACAGACGGTGATGTACCAAACATGTACGTGACTCTTCCAGAGCAAGATGCTTTCACTCTTGGTTACACAATCTACTTCTTCGAATTGGCTATCGCCCTTTCTGGTTACCTGAATGCCATCAACCCATTTGACCAACCAGGTGTTGAAGCATACAAACGTAACATGTTCGCTCTTCTTGGAAAACCAGGATTTGAAGAATTAAGCAAAGAACTTAACGCACGTCTATAA
- the gltX gene encoding glutamate--tRNA ligase produces the protein MSKDIRVRYAPSPTGLLHIGNARTALFNYLYARHHGGTFIIRIEDTDRKRHVEDGERSQLENLRWLGMDWDESPETHENYRQSERLDLYQKYIDQLLAEGKAYKSYVTEEELAAERERQEAAGETPRYINEYLGMSKEEKAAYIAEREAAGVIPTVRLAVNESGIYKWHDMVKGDIEFEGGNIGGDWVIQKKDGYPTYNFAVVIDDHDMQISHVIRGDDHIANTPKQLMVYEALGWEAPEFGHMTLIINSETGKKLSKRDTNTLQFIEDYRKKGYLPEAVFNFIALLGWNPGGEDEIFSREELIKLFDENRLSKSPAAFDQKKLDWMSNDYIKNADLETIFEMAKPFLEEAGRLTDKAEKLVELYKPQMKSVDEIIPLTDLFFSDFPELTEAEREVMAGETVPTVLEAFKAKLEAMTDDEFVTENIFPQIKAVQKETGIKGKNLFMPIRIAVSGEMHGPELPDTIFLLGREKSIQHIENMLKEISK, from the coding sequence ATGTCAAAAGATATTCGCGTACGTTACGCACCAAGTCCAACAGGACTACTACACATCGGGAATGCCCGTACAGCATTGTTCAACTACCTTTACGCACGTCATCATGGTGGAACTTTTATCATTCGTATCGAAGATACTGACCGTAAACGTCATGTCGAGGATGGAGAACGTTCACAGCTTGAAAATCTTCGTTGGTTGGGCATGGATTGGGATGAAAGCCCAGAGACACATGAAAATTACCGCCAGTCTGAGCGTTTGGACTTGTATCAAAAATACATTGACCAACTATTAGCTGAAGGAAAAGCCTACAAATCTTACGTTACAGAAGAAGAGTTGGCAGCTGAACGCGAACGCCAAGAAGCAGCTGGGGAAACACCTCGTTACATCAATGAATATCTTGGTATGAGTAAAGAGGAGAAAGCAGCATATATCGCAGAACGTGAAGCAGCTGGGGTCATCCCAACGGTTCGTTTGGCTGTCAATGAGTCAGGTATCTACAAGTGGCATGATATGGTCAAAGGCGATATCGAATTTGAAGGTGGCAATATCGGTGGTGACTGGGTTATCCAAAAGAAAGACGGTTACCCAACTTACAACTTTGCCGTTGTCATCGATGACCATGATATGCAAATTTCTCATGTTATCCGTGGAGATGACCATATTGCTAATACACCAAAACAGCTCATGGTCTATGAAGCACTTGGCTGGGAAGCTCCAGAGTTCGGTCACATGACCTTAATTATCAACTCTGAAACTGGAAAAAAATTGTCTAAACGCGATACCAACACCCTTCAGTTTATCGAAGACTACCGTAAAAAAGGTTATTTACCAGAAGCAGTCTTTAACTTTATTGCTCTTCTTGGTTGGAACCCAGGTGGCGAAGATGAAATCTTCTCTCGTGAAGAACTCATTAAACTTTTCGATGAAAACCGCCTGAGCAAGTCTCCAGCAGCCTTTGACCAGAAGAAACTCGACTGGATGAGCAATGATTATATCAAGAATGCAGACCTAGAAACTATCTTTGAAATGGCAAAACCATTCTTAGAGGAAGCAGGCCGTTTAACTGACAAAGCTGAAAAACTAGTTGAGCTCTATAAACCACAAATGAAATCAGTTGATGAAATTATTCCATTGACAGATCTCTTCTTCTCAGATTTCCCAGAATTGACCGAAGCAGAGCGCGAAGTTATGGCGGGCGAAACAGTCCCAACAGTTCTTGAAGCCTTCAAAGCAAAACTTGAAGCGATGACAGATGATGAATTTGTAACAGAAAATATCTTCCCACAAATCAAAGCTGTTCAAAAAGAAACAGGTATCAAAGGGAAAAATCTCTTCATGCCAATTCGTATTGCTGTTTCAGGTGAAATGCATGGACCAGAATTACCAGATACGATCTTCTTGCTTGGACGTGAAAAATCAATTCAGCATATTGAAAACATGCTAAAAGAAATCTCTAAATAA
- a CDS encoding cytidine deaminase family protein — protein sequence MDIWEKMYEEAQKLYNPHEVSDFVYANHVVAAVEAEDGQLFTGFCMEGTCGVFHLCAERAALFNMNQFSGQTKVKKVLAFRDKPPYGGSSAMPCGACREFLLELNAENKDAEFMMDYNIRKTVKVAELIPYWWGEERASKFNNQ from the coding sequence ATGGACATCTGGGAAAAGATGTACGAAGAAGCACAGAAATTGTATAATCCACATGAAGTATCTGATTTTGTTTATGCTAATCATGTCGTTGCCGCAGTAGAAGCAGAAGATGGACAACTATTTACAGGATTCTGTATGGAGGGAACCTGTGGTGTATTCCATCTCTGTGCAGAACGGGCGGCCCTCTTCAATATGAACCAATTTTCAGGACAAACTAAGGTTAAGAAAGTATTAGCCTTTCGAGATAAACCACCTTATGGTGGAAGTTCAGCTATGCCTTGCGGTGCTTGTAGAGAATTCCTTTTAGAGTTGAATGCTGAAAATAAAGATGCAGAATTCATGATGGATTATAATATAAGAAAAACAGTTAAAGTCGCAGAACTAATCCCCTATTGGTGGGGAGAAGAACGTGCTTCTAAGTTTAATAATCAATAG
- a CDS encoding metallophosphoesterase translates to MAKIYAISDIHGHYNEFIKSINKIDLSDKQSRLILLGDYIDNGSQSFQVISKIIELEELYPNQIITLLGNHEEWFYDWLILEKPTSSAFPETIKSFFSPEELNYIFKSNANNFETGVRNEIKNNIKFNPCINWFKKRYRDKRYYETDTQIFVHAGIDEEAGKFWKELTSSEIFTNKFPITTGRFHKAIISGHIASSEVAKDRRYLGKIYYDSKSHYFIDGEVTNSKTIPVLCYDTITQKYHFL, encoded by the coding sequence ATGGCTAAAATATACGCAATATCTGATATACATGGGCACTACAATGAGTTTATTAAATCTATCAATAAAATAGATTTATCTGATAAACAAAGTCGACTTATCTTACTTGGAGACTACATTGACAATGGTTCTCAATCTTTTCAAGTTATTTCCAAAATAATTGAACTTGAGGAACTTTATCCTAATCAAATTATCACTCTATTAGGAAATCATGAAGAATGGTTTTATGATTGGTTGATTTTAGAAAAGCCTACTTCTTCTGCATTTCCAGAAACAATAAAAAGCTTCTTCTCTCCAGAGGAATTGAACTATATTTTTAAATCGAATGCTAACAACTTTGAAACAGGTGTTAGAAATGAAATTAAAAATAATATCAAATTTAATCCATGTATAAACTGGTTTAAAAAACGATATAGGGATAAACGCTATTATGAAACTGATACCCAAATTTTTGTTCATGCTGGCATTGATGAAGAAGCAGGAAAGTTTTGGAAAGAACTAACGAGTTCAGAGATATTTACAAACAAATTTCCTATTACCACTGGTAGATTTCATAAAGCTATTATTTCGGGCCATATTGCTTCTTCGGAAGTAGCTAAAGATAGAAGATACCTGGGTAAGATTTACTATGATAGTAAAAGTCATTACTTTATTGATGGAGAGGTAACGAATAGCAAAACAATACCTGTTCTTTGCTATGATACAATTACCCAAAAATATCACTTTCTATAA
- the relB gene encoding type II toxin-antitoxin system RelB family antitoxin has translation MNNVVTTQISIQLSQELNSLLNAIVEENNTTKTDFIRQAVIEKIEDIYDIKVADEAYKKWVECGRKTFSHEEMMRRYG, from the coding sequence ATGAATAATGTTGTTACTACACAAATTTCTATTCAACTTAGTCAAGAGTTAAATTCTTTATTAAATGCTATTGTTGAAGAAAATAATACAACAAAGACTGACTTTATTAGACAAGCTGTTATAGAGAAAATTGAAGATATATATGATATTAAGGTTGCTGATGAAGCTTATAAAAAATGGGTTGAATGTGGCAGAAAGACTTTCTCACATGAAGAAATGATGAGGCGCTATGGCTAA
- a CDS encoding HD domain-containing protein: MDTSQAIKAHEVAKKAHFGQIDRAGIDYIKHPETVASFVATDEEKAVAYLHDVIEDTSLTLLDLKKEGFSKNIIEAVDILTKKKGQDYQSYLNLVKKNELARVVKLADLRHNSDLTRLPLITEKDLERNKKYSSAIRFLRAKKKS, encoded by the coding sequence ATGGATACATCACAAGCAATAAAAGCACATGAAGTAGCTAAAAAAGCACACTTTGGACAAATTGATAGAGCAGGAATTGACTACATTAAACACCCTGAAACAGTAGCTAGTTTTGTCGCAACTGATGAAGAGAAAGCTGTCGCCTATCTACATGATGTAATTGAAGATACTTCACTAACCCTACTAGACCTAAAAAAGGAAGGTTTTTCAAAAAATATTATAGAAGCCGTCGATATACTCACAAAGAAAAAAGGACAAGATTATCAATCTTATCTCAATCTAGTAAAGAAAAATGAACTCGCTAGAGTTGTAAAGTTAGCGGATTTACGGCATAATTCAGATTTAACAAGACTACCATTAATTACTGAAAAAGACTTAGAGAGAAATAAGAAATACAGTTCTGCTATTAGATTTTTAAGAGCAAAGAAAAAAAGTTAG
- a CDS encoding site-specific integrase: protein MAIRKGKDGNWIVDISNGFDPITLKQRRIVRKGYKTKKEAIEAEHYLRSVELKERFYGAKITIPILYELLKEEDSINHRKASYINTQDNNYNKHIKDYFSMVDNVGKLTYEDIYQFREHLRQKVAKNSDKPLSTNTINKIMILLKKIFDVGLRKGYYSSNPAKLIKKLPIEKTKMQFWTVKEFQKFLTLFEPEEYNIKLLFTVLFFTGLRLGEALALTWQDIDFSSNTIHITKSVYVNKGVTHISTTKTKAGTRRIVINKKLSQELQDWEKQQKHLLEQFTNNSLTLQVFQNSPITITKNAVEKQYKKILERDSTLKKIRIHDFRHSHASLLINQGEDYLVVKERLGHASITTTIDTYSHLYPSKQKDLADKLDELL, encoded by the coding sequence ATGGCAATTAGAAAAGGTAAAGACGGTAATTGGATAGTTGATATTAGCAACGGTTTTGACCCAATAACACTAAAGCAACGTAGAATTGTCAGAAAGGGCTATAAGACGAAAAAAGAAGCTATTGAGGCAGAACACTACTTACGAAGTGTAGAGTTAAAAGAACGCTTCTATGGGGCTAAAATAACTATCCCCATACTATATGAACTACTAAAGGAAGAAGATAGTATAAATCATCGAAAAGCAAGCTATATCAATACACAAGATAATAATTACAACAAACACATCAAAGATTATTTTTCTATGGTAGATAATGTCGGAAAACTAACCTATGAAGACATCTACCAATTTAGAGAACATCTTAGGCAAAAAGTAGCTAAAAATTCTGATAAACCGTTAAGCACAAATACTATCAACAAAATCATGATTTTACTCAAAAAAATTTTTGATGTTGGTTTGCGAAAAGGCTATTACTCCTCCAATCCAGCAAAATTGATAAAAAAGTTGCCAATTGAAAAAACAAAAATGCAATTTTGGACAGTCAAAGAATTTCAGAAGTTTTTGACACTATTTGAACCCGAAGAATACAATATCAAACTACTCTTTACTGTTCTATTCTTTACAGGATTAAGACTTGGGGAAGCTCTTGCCCTAACATGGCAAGACATCGACTTTTCAAGTAATACAATTCATATCACGAAATCTGTCTATGTTAATAAAGGAGTAACTCATATCAGCACAACAAAAACTAAAGCAGGAACAAGAAGAATTGTCATCAATAAAAAATTAAGCCAAGAATTACAAGATTGGGAAAAGCAACAAAAACATCTATTAGAGCAATTTACCAACAATAGCCTAACATTACAAGTGTTTCAAAATAGTCCTATCACAATTACAAAAAATGCAGTTGAAAAACAATATAAGAAAATACTTGAACGTGATAGCACACTAAAAAAGATACGCATACACGATTTTAGGCACTCACACGCTTCCCTGCTGATTAACCAAGGAGAAGATTATCTAGTTGTAAAAGAGCGACTAGGACATGCTTCTATAACAACCACGATTGATACCTACTCTCACTTGTACCCAAGTAAGCAAAAGGATTTAGCTGATAAACTAGATGAATTACTATAA